In the Flagellimonas sp. HMM57 genome, one interval contains:
- a CDS encoding sodium/sugar symporter, producing MTTSFSTWDYLIFVCYAILILGVGLWVSRDKKGHQKNAEDYFLASKSLPWWAIGASLIAANISAEQFIGMSGSGFAVGLAIASYEWMAALTLIIVGKYFLPIFIEKGLYTIPEFVEKRYSTNLKTILAVFWIALYVFVNLASVLYLGALALETILDVPMIYGVIGLSLFAAAYSLYGGLSAVAWTDVIQVVFLILGGLVTTYLALNTVSGGEGIMVGLSKVYDAVPEKFAMILDESNPEYKNLPGIGVLVGGLWVANLYYWGFNQYIIQRTLAAKSLKESQKGILLAAFLKLIIPLIVVVPGIAAYVMVNDPEILASLGDAGLKNLPSLDQADKAYPWLLQFLPVGLKGVAFAALAAAIVSSLASMLNSTSTIFTMDIYRQYINKNASDKKTVNVGRISAAIALIIAAIMAPLLGGIDQAFQFIQEYTGIVSPGILAVFMLGLFWKKTTNRGAIIGALVSIPIAMYFKVAPNGWSTSSLFIDVPFIDQMGYTALLTALVIIIASLSQNKGKDDKKGIQLGGGLFKTTPLFNIGAFAVLIILTALYAMFWN from the coding sequence ATGACAACTTCATTCAGCACTTGGGATTATTTAATATTTGTCTGCTATGCCATACTTATTTTAGGAGTAGGTCTTTGGGTCTCTAGAGATAAAAAAGGACATCAAAAAAATGCTGAAGATTATTTTTTGGCCAGTAAATCGCTACCATGGTGGGCCATTGGTGCTTCATTGATTGCTGCAAACATTTCCGCAGAACAATTTATTGGAATGTCGGGCTCTGGTTTCGCTGTTGGACTCGCCATTGCTTCTTATGAGTGGATGGCCGCATTGACGTTGATCATTGTTGGAAAATACTTTCTTCCAATTTTTATAGAAAAAGGGCTTTATACCATTCCAGAATTTGTTGAAAAAAGATATTCTACCAATCTAAAAACAATATTGGCTGTTTTTTGGATTGCACTTTATGTTTTTGTCAATCTAGCTTCCGTCCTTTATTTAGGAGCACTGGCGCTAGAAACAATCCTTGATGTACCAATGATTTATGGGGTAATAGGTCTTTCCCTTTTTGCAGCGGCGTACTCTTTGTACGGCGGTCTTTCTGCTGTGGCATGGACCGATGTCATTCAAGTTGTATTTTTAATCTTGGGCGGACTGGTCACCACGTATCTGGCCTTGAACACAGTATCAGGTGGAGAAGGGATAATGGTAGGTTTAAGCAAGGTTTACGATGCCGTTCCCGAAAAATTTGCCATGATTTTGGATGAATCCAATCCAGAATATAAAAATCTGCCCGGTATTGGCGTACTCGTTGGTGGATTATGGGTTGCAAACCTCTACTATTGGGGATTTAACCAATATATCATTCAACGTACTCTTGCCGCTAAATCTTTAAAGGAATCCCAAAAAGGTATCCTTTTGGCCGCTTTCTTAAAACTCATTATTCCGTTAATTGTTGTGGTTCCAGGTATTGCAGCCTATGTTATGGTCAATGACCCTGAGATTTTGGCAAGTTTAGGGGATGCTGGACTTAAGAACCTTCCTTCCTTAGATCAAGCGGACAAAGCGTATCCTTGGTTGTTGCAATTTTTACCAGTAGGTTTGAAAGGAGTTGCTTTCGCTGCTTTGGCAGCTGCCATTGTTTCTTCATTGGCTTCGATGCTCAATTCCACCTCTACAATATTCACCATGGATATTTATAGACAGTATATCAACAAAAATGCAAGTGATAAAAAAACAGTAAACGTTGGTAGGATCTCTGCCGCTATTGCACTGATTATCGCAGCTATTATGGCACCTTTGTTAGGAGGTATTGATCAGGCCTTTCAATTTATCCAAGAATATACCGGAATCGTAAGCCCAGGGATACTTGCAGTTTTCATGTTAGGACTTTTCTGGAAAAAGACGACGAACAGGGGAGCTATTATAGGTGCTTTGGTTTCTATCCCCATAGCCATGTATTTTAAAGTAGCCCCAAATGGTTGGTCTACAAGTTCGTTATTCATTGATGTTCCTTTTATCGATCAAATGGGATATACAGCACTACTGACAGCATTGGTAATTATTATTGCAAGTCTTTCGCAAAACAAAGGAAAGGATGATAAAAAAGGAATCCAGTTGGGAGGTGGTCTATTTAAAACCACACCTTTGTTCAATATTGGGGCATTTGCGGTGTTGATCATTCTTACTGCGCTGTATGCAATGTTCTGGAATTAA
- a CDS encoding monoheme cytochrome C, with product MSSENEFKKQVKDLYQKILIAFGMIGIAVFGFLYIALNPSVFSKKPEETVVEVPETNNEIESGIHVDTGFVDGDGLTEVIQNCTNCHSAKLVTQNRMSKEGWIATIRWMQETQNLWDLGDQEKKIVNYLATNYAPQKKGRREALTNIEWYVLKQ from the coding sequence ATGTCTTCTGAAAACGAATTCAAAAAACAGGTTAAAGATTTATACCAAAAGATTTTAATAGCTTTTGGTATGATTGGTATTGCCGTATTTGGTTTTCTTTATATTGCCTTGAATCCATCCGTTTTTTCTAAAAAACCAGAAGAAACTGTGGTTGAAGTACCAGAAACCAATAATGAAATTGAAAGCGGAATCCATGTTGACACTGGTTTTGTAGATGGTGACGGACTTACAGAAGTAATTCAAAATTGTACCAACTGCCATTCTGCCAAGCTCGTAACCCAAAACCGAATGTCCAAGGAAGGATGGATAGCGACCATACGATGGATGCAGGAAACACAAAACCTTTGGGATTTAGGAGACCAAGAAAAAAAAATCGTAAATTACCTCGCTACTAATTATGCGCCTCAGAAAAAAGGGCGCCGCGAAGCATTGACCAACATCGAGTGGTATGTTTTGAAACAATAA
- a CDS encoding sulfite oxidase, which translates to MKRRSFIAKGTLSAFGGILSTEIVFSHKIPFGYKPLALQDPDPFKMFGKDTDMTVLNNKPWNIEAKAHLLDDKVTPNKHMFIRNNGLIPENIDVKNWSLTFDGESVQNSKTYSLLELKSKFRHYTYQLTLECGGNGRSEFNPPAKGNQWTVGAVSCANWTGVRLKDVLEDVGIKSNAVYIGYHAADKHLSLNPEKEPISRGVPIAKAFQDETLLAFKMNGEDIPLAHGYPLRLIAGGWPASASGKWINRISIRNKVHDGAKMNGTSYRVPCESVAPGEKVADEDMCIIESMPVKSLITYPKSGAMIKEGATLNIRGHAWAGELEVSRMEYSIDFGATWIECTLEKPKNRLAWQHFSANISNFPKKGYYEVWARAIDSKGTGQPMLLPGWNPKGYLNNACHRIAIKVI; encoded by the coding sequence ATGAAACGACGTAGTTTTATTGCGAAAGGAACCCTAAGTGCTTTTGGTGGAATACTAAGCACTGAAATTGTCTTTAGCCACAAAATACCTTTTGGGTATAAGCCCTTGGCACTACAAGACCCAGACCCCTTTAAAATGTTTGGCAAGGATACCGATATGACGGTCCTTAACAATAAACCCTGGAATATTGAAGCCAAGGCACACCTTTTGGATGATAAAGTCACTCCAAATAAACACATGTTTATTAGAAACAATGGACTTATTCCAGAAAACATTGACGTTAAAAATTGGTCGCTGACCTTTGACGGTGAATCTGTACAAAACAGTAAGACTTACTCCCTGTTGGAATTAAAATCAAAATTTAGACACTATACCTATCAGCTTACTTTGGAATGTGGGGGAAATGGCAGAAGTGAATTTAATCCACCAGCGAAAGGTAATCAGTGGACTGTTGGAGCAGTATCATGTGCCAACTGGACCGGTGTACGATTAAAGGATGTATTGGAAGACGTGGGTATAAAAAGTAATGCAGTCTATATAGGGTACCACGCAGCAGATAAACATCTGAGCCTGAATCCTGAAAAAGAACCTATCTCCAGAGGTGTTCCTATTGCTAAAGCATTCCAAGATGAAACCTTACTTGCTTTTAAAATGAACGGTGAAGATATTCCATTGGCCCACGGTTACCCTTTAAGATTGATTGCAGGAGGTTGGCCTGCCTCTGCATCCGGCAAATGGATAAATAGAATTAGCATTAGAAATAAAGTACACGATGGCGCTAAAATGAACGGCACGTCATACCGGGTTCCATGTGAATCTGTTGCTCCGGGGGAGAAGGTTGCAGATGAAGATATGTGCATCATAGAATCCATGCCCGTAAAATCTTTGATTACCTATCCTAAATCTGGAGCCATGATTAAAGAGGGAGCTACTTTGAATATACGAGGCCATGCATGGGCCGGTGAACTAGAAGTTTCCAGAATGGAATATTCCATAGATTTTGGTGCCACATGGATTGAGTGTACCTTAGAAAAGCCAAAAAATCGCTTGGCTTGGCAACATTTTTCAGCAAATATTAGCAACTTTCCGAAAAAAGGATATTATGAGGTTTGGGCAAGAGCTATAGACTCAAAAGGTACTGGCCAACCTATGCTTTTACCGGGATGGAATCCAAAAGGGTATTTGAACAATGCGTGTCATCGAATCGCAATCAAAGTTATCTAG
- a CDS encoding SLC5 family protein — protein sequence MIDLLIVSAYFIIVFVTAITGRTSKEATTEEYFLSGRNLRWPSIAFSTIATNVQGYQFLGFMGSAYLYGLAQANFEINAIQGLLLAAFIFVPMYLREKIITITQFIKTRLGSTVALLYSASNILLFSTITLGAALFWGAYSVDLVFGDFLSFIHQDRLIRIAILIVFLGLFSATYTYFGGLAAVVRTDVIQFAILLTGGIVVLFISIYHLGGWSQLYEKTGDLMHLHLPADHDTLPWIHIFGAFLLNINYWCANQSVVQRSLAAKSLKDVQIGLMVGGLMKYFMAAIIILPGIALVGILGENGLPEPDAAFPYLVNTYLPIGVKGLILCALFASLMSTVDSTFNSLATLWSIDIYKVYVKKDASDKQIVRSGKRAILLSFISGVIIGVVLLYLKFQDPGAAFTHTLNQLRYFINCGIVVLICSAAFLAFPKHRVALFGFLATVPLQFFFLEFFPEMNYFVRAMWVILIGFTIIWLGSRTGFVRDKLKAEPASPILGKAGIGMLLSLIALHIIFH from the coding sequence ATGATTGATTTACTAATTGTAAGTGCTTATTTCATTATTGTATTTGTTACCGCCATCACGGGTAGAACTTCTAAGGAGGCAACCACAGAGGAATATTTTTTAAGTGGAAGAAACCTTCGATGGCCATCAATAGCCTTTTCAACTATTGCAACCAATGTACAAGGATATCAATTTCTCGGTTTCATGGGCTCCGCATACCTCTATGGATTGGCACAGGCAAACTTTGAAATCAATGCAATCCAAGGACTGCTTTTAGCGGCCTTCATTTTTGTCCCCATGTATTTGAGGGAAAAGATTATCACCATAACACAATTCATAAAAACAAGATTGGGAAGCACGGTTGCTTTATTGTATTCTGCTTCAAATATTCTACTTTTCTCTACAATAACACTTGGTGCAGCACTATTCTGGGGAGCTTATTCCGTTGACTTGGTTTTCGGGGATTTCCTATCGTTTATTCATCAAGATAGACTGATTCGGATAGCAATATTGATTGTTTTCTTGGGGCTTTTTTCAGCAACGTACACCTATTTTGGAGGATTAGCAGCAGTAGTGCGTACTGATGTTATCCAATTTGCTATTTTATTGACAGGCGGGATTGTCGTATTGTTTATCTCCATATATCACCTTGGTGGTTGGTCCCAGTTATACGAGAAAACTGGAGATTTAATGCATCTACATTTACCTGCAGATCACGATACACTCCCTTGGATTCATATTTTTGGAGCATTCCTCTTGAATATCAATTACTGGTGCGCCAACCAATCTGTTGTCCAGCGTTCTTTAGCTGCTAAAAGCCTAAAAGACGTGCAAATAGGACTTATGGTCGGTGGTCTTATGAAGTATTTTATGGCAGCCATTATTATTCTTCCCGGGATAGCTTTGGTAGGCATTTTAGGGGAAAATGGTTTACCAGAACCAGATGCGGCATTCCCTTATCTAGTAAACACCTATCTACCAATAGGAGTCAAAGGCCTTATTTTATGTGCACTTTTTGCATCGCTGATGAGTACTGTGGACTCTACTTTTAATTCCTTGGCAACATTATGGTCAATAGATATTTACAAGGTATATGTAAAGAAAGATGCCTCGGACAAGCAAATAGTACGTTCTGGAAAAAGAGCTATTTTACTATCTTTTATCTCGGGAGTTATTATTGGTGTTGTATTATTGTATCTTAAGTTTCAAGATCCGGGAGCTGCTTTCACGCATACGCTTAATCAGTTACGATACTTTATCAATTGTGGTATTGTAGTTTTAATATGTTCTGCAGCATTTTTGGCTTTTCCAAAACACCGAGTAGCGTTATTTGGTTTCTTGGCTACCGTGCCACTTCAATTTTTCTTTTTGGAATTTTTCCCGGAAATGAATTACTTCGTAAGGGCCATGTGGGTTATATTAATTGGATTTACAATTATTTGGTTAGGTTCTAGAACAGGCTTTGTAAGAGATAAATTAAAAGCGGAACCCGCTTCACCAATACTTGGAAAAGCTGGTATCGGAATGCTATTATCATTAATTGCCCTGCATATTATTTTTCACTAG
- a CDS encoding LLM class flavin-dependent oxidoreductase: protein MDNSKIEIRSPHLEGAEVSWFAPICNGDDRYLGERSMDHKSTFENTSQIVLTADKNGFRNILCPSSYQVGQDTLPFVSAVAPMTEQINLLAAIRCGEIHPPMLARTLATIDHILKGRFTINIISSPLPGEEMSSEDRYQRSREVIEILKQIWTQDDIDYKGKFYNLKLSSSPGKPYQNGGPLLYFGGYSPAAVDLCAEHCDVYLMWPETEGNLRKLMENMSAKAANYGRKIDFGLRVHVVVRETEEEARAYADSIVSKLEVEQGKEIRERALDAKSYGVSRQAEMREIAEDDGYVEPHMWTGIGRGRSGCGAALVGNPDQIVEKLNRYMDMGIRAFIFSGYPHKEECERFAKLVLPHLKTFSMPEVQGKVTSEEPMSPLAAGIRI, encoded by the coding sequence ATGGATAATTCAAAAATAGAAATAAGATCTCCTCATTTAGAAGGAGCCGAAGTCTCATGGTTTGCTCCAATTTGCAACGGAGACGACAGGTATTTAGGCGAACGAAGCATGGATCACAAAAGTACATTTGAGAATACTTCCCAAATAGTACTTACCGCAGATAAAAATGGGTTTCGAAATATTTTATGTCCTTCATCATATCAAGTTGGACAAGATACACTCCCTTTTGTTTCCGCAGTTGCTCCAATGACGGAACAAATCAATTTATTGGCTGCAATTCGCTGCGGAGAAATTCACCCTCCGATGTTAGCAAGAACGTTAGCTACCATAGATCATATTTTAAAAGGCAGATTTACCATCAATATCATTTCCTCTCCCCTACCTGGCGAAGAAATGTCATCGGAAGACCGGTACCAAAGATCAAGGGAAGTGATAGAAATTTTAAAACAAATTTGGACGCAAGATGATATCGATTATAAAGGCAAGTTCTATAATTTGAAGCTTTCGTCCTCTCCTGGTAAACCTTATCAAAATGGTGGTCCATTACTTTATTTTGGAGGTTATTCACCTGCTGCAGTAGATTTATGTGCCGAACACTGCGATGTATATCTTATGTGGCCCGAGACTGAAGGGAACCTTCGTAAACTTATGGAAAACATGAGCGCAAAAGCAGCAAATTATGGACGTAAAATCGACTTTGGACTAAGGGTACATGTAGTGGTACGAGAAACCGAAGAAGAAGCACGAGCATATGCTGATAGTATTGTTTCCAAATTGGAAGTAGAACAAGGAAAGGAAATACGGGAAAGAGCCTTGGATGCAAAATCTTATGGAGTAAGTAGGCAAGCTGAAATGAGAGAAATAGCCGAAGACGATGGCTATGTAGAACCGCATATGTGGACAGGAATCGGTAGAGGACGTTCAGGATGTGGAGCAGCGCTTGTTGGGAATCCAGACCAGATTGTAGAGAAACTAAACAGGTATATGGACATGGGAATCAGGGCATTCATATTTTCTGGTTATCCCCATAAGGAAGAGTGCGAACGTTTTGCAAAACTGGTTTTACCACATCTAAAAACATTCTCAATGCCGGAAGTACAAGGAAAGGTAACATCAGAAGAGCCCATGAGCCCTTTAGCTGCTGGAATACGCATTTAA
- a CDS encoding aldo/keto reductase family oxidoreductase: protein MKLTKDSISPYIIGTMRLGTWGSNLNTTEYERFIEGCLDLDLIDFDHADIYGHYTTENDFGNVLKSRKDLRKKMRITTKCGIKLTSENRPEHKIKSYDLSAEHIIASVEKSLASLQTDYIDVLLLHRPDYLFNPHEIAAAFSKLKKEGKVLDFGVSNFSPSQFDLLHSLTPLVTNQVEISLLHRNAFEDGTLDQCQKLNVIPTAWSPLGGGLLFKEGADEKIQAIQKTLSTLAEKYSATSDQILYAWLRKHPAGIIPVLGTSKIERIQIAKQALDITLTHEEWYMLWEAALGSEVD, encoded by the coding sequence ATGAAACTGACAAAAGACAGTATTTCCCCATATATTATCGGTACTATGAGATTGGGTACCTGGGGGAGCAATCTAAATACCACCGAATATGAACGTTTTATCGAAGGATGCCTTGATCTAGACTTAATAGATTTTGACCATGCAGATATTTATGGACACTACACCACCGAGAACGATTTCGGAAATGTGCTCAAGTCCAGAAAGGATTTAAGAAAGAAAATGCGCATTACTACTAAATGTGGTATAAAATTAACCTCAGAAAACAGACCTGAACATAAAATCAAATCATATGATTTAAGTGCAGAGCATATAATTGCTTCGGTCGAAAAATCGTTGGCAAGCCTTCAAACGGATTATATAGATGTTCTCTTGCTGCACAGGCCAGATTACTTATTTAATCCTCATGAGATTGCCGCTGCTTTTTCAAAACTTAAAAAAGAAGGAAAGGTTTTAGATTTTGGGGTGTCCAATTTCTCACCTTCGCAATTCGATTTATTGCACTCCCTTACGCCTCTTGTTACAAATCAAGTTGAAATATCATTATTGCACAGAAACGCTTTTGAAGATGGCACGTTGGATCAATGTCAAAAGTTAAATGTAATTCCGACCGCTTGGTCCCCGCTCGGTGGAGGACTGTTGTTCAAAGAAGGAGCGGATGAAAAAATCCAAGCTATTCAAAAAACGTTGAGCACACTTGCGGAAAAGTATAGTGCAACAAGTGACCAAATCCTCTACGCATGGTTGCGGAAACATCCGGCAGGAATCATTCCCGTTCTGGGAACCTCAAAGATTGAGCGTATTCAAATTGCAAAACAGGCTTTGGATATAACATTGACCCACGAAGAATGGTACATGTTATGGGAAGCAGCATTAGGCAGCGAAGTTGATTAG
- a CDS encoding NADPH-dependent FMN reductase: MITIISGSNRKNNKTLHFAKHAYEKLCSATKEEVKFLDLAPLTGNVIYENMYKDSNQPKMIQEIQDTYFIPSSKFWFFVPEYNGSYPGIVKLLLDAMSVREIKPSFDNKKACITGIASGRAGNLRGMDHLADVLNHLGMHVHPNKNPISSIFKLLNSENNSIHEDADKTIQNQIEQLLRF, translated from the coding sequence ATGATTACAATTATCTCAGGATCCAATAGAAAAAACAACAAAACTTTGCACTTTGCTAAGCATGCATACGAGAAGCTTTGTTCGGCAACCAAAGAAGAAGTAAAATTTTTGGATTTAGCACCCCTTACAGGTAATGTCATTTATGAAAATATGTATAAAGATTCCAATCAACCCAAAATGATTCAGGAGATACAGGACACTTATTTTATACCATCTTCTAAATTTTGGTTTTTCGTTCCAGAATACAATGGGAGTTATCCCGGAATTGTAAAACTACTCTTGGATGCGATGTCGGTTCGTGAAATTAAACCAAGCTTTGATAATAAAAAAGCCTGCATTACTGGAATAGCTTCGGGAAGAGCAGGTAATTTAAGGGGGATGGACCATCTTGCAGATGTGTTGAACCATTTGGGAATGCATGTCCATCCAAATAAAAATCCAATTTCTTCTATTTTTAAGTTATTGAATTCTGAAAACAATTCTATACACGAGGATGCGGATAAAACCATTCAAAACCAAATTGAACAATTACTGAGGTTTTAA
- a CDS encoding LacI family DNA-binding transcriptional regulator, which yields MAGIKEIAKRTGLSLATVSRVFNNSALVSPTTRQKVLKAAKDLDYQPNITAAALRSGKSKIIGVIVPEVNNYFFSGIINGIEGIVSESDYNIIIAQSHELQEKEDEALNSFLKLNVEGILLSISKQTTDFSSIKKILKSKTPIVFFDRIPNLDSVNSVTLNDYMGAFIATEHLLTSNCKNLLHVAGNPKVSIFKDRQRGFSNAILKSGRKDITSHIVELTGDVEKDMKILKKLFKVNPNMDGIFAYGDEIGLHVLNLLKDLNVNVPEKIKLIGFGNANFSNLTQPKISTVDQECSQMGELAAELLLQNLNNKNARPETKVLSPKLVKRASTQV from the coding sequence ATGGCAGGAATAAAGGAAATTGCTAAACGAACTGGACTATCCTTAGCTACGGTATCTAGGGTATTCAACAACAGTGCGCTTGTTTCTCCAACAACAAGGCAAAAAGTACTAAAAGCAGCAAAGGACCTAGATTATCAGCCCAATATTACAGCGGCTGCTTTGCGCAGTGGAAAAAGCAAAATTATTGGGGTAATCGTCCCAGAAGTGAACAATTATTTTTTTAGTGGTATCATAAATGGAATAGAAGGAATTGTAAGCGAATCCGATTATAATATCATCATCGCACAATCCCATGAATTGCAAGAGAAAGAAGACGAAGCCCTAAACTCGTTTCTAAAATTAAATGTGGAGGGCATATTACTGTCCATTTCTAAACAAACAACTGACTTTTCTTCAATTAAAAAAATATTGAAGAGCAAAACACCCATAGTTTTCTTCGACAGGATACCAAATTTAGATAGTGTAAACTCTGTAACGCTCAACGATTATATGGGAGCCTTTATAGCTACCGAACATTTATTGACTAGCAATTGCAAGAACCTTCTTCATGTTGCTGGGAATCCCAAAGTTTCGATTTTCAAAGATCGACAGAGGGGTTTTTCCAATGCAATTTTAAAAAGTGGGAGAAAAGATATTACGTCCCATATCGTAGAATTGACAGGAGATGTAGAAAAAGATATGAAGATCTTAAAAAAATTGTTCAAAGTGAACCCGAACATGGACGGCATTTTTGCCTATGGTGACGAAATAGGCCTTCATGTTTTAAACCTACTCAAAGATTTAAACGTAAATGTTCCAGAAAAAATAAAACTTATTGGATTTGGGAATGCAAATTTCAGCAACCTCACACAGCCCAAAATAAGTACTGTTGATCAAGAATGTTCTCAAATGGGAGAATTGGCAGCCGAATTACTGCTCCAAAACCTCAACAATAAAAATGCAAGACCCGAAACCAAAGTACTATCACCAAAGTTGGTTAAAAGAGCGTCTACTCAAGTATAG
- a CDS encoding YeiH family protein, whose amino-acid sequence MLSKTATYILGIVVLIGTLLGYISPAIALGAGMVCGIFKIAEQDLVQNSKNFQKTLLQLSVVGLGFGIHMQQAIEVGSNSFFITLITIVCTFIIAFAIGKILNSERITTILVASGTAICGGSAIAAVSPSLKADSSQTSISLAIVFLLNAIALFIFPYIGHYFELNQIQFGTWSAIAIHDTSSVVGAAEVYGNVALNVATTTKLVRTLWIIPLVLIISFGSNSKEKFTFPWFIFGFIGAMLINSYVSSAEVFSEHIVWGARKALIFTLFLIGLQINISQLKKLGFNILIVGIFTWIVLGIVSLLYVLNYV is encoded by the coding sequence ATGCTTTCAAAAACAGCGACATATATATTGGGTATAGTGGTACTTATTGGTACCCTTTTAGGATATATATCTCCTGCAATAGCCCTTGGTGCAGGAATGGTTTGCGGAATCTTCAAGATTGCCGAACAGGATTTAGTTCAAAACAGTAAGAATTTCCAAAAAACCTTGTTACAGCTTTCGGTGGTTGGACTTGGTTTCGGAATTCACATGCAACAAGCCATAGAAGTTGGCTCAAATAGCTTTTTCATTACACTCATTACTATTGTTTGCACTTTTATCATTGCTTTTGCTATTGGCAAAATCCTTAATTCAGAAAGAATTACCACAATATTGGTTGCTTCTGGAACAGCCATATGTGGTGGCAGTGCTATTGCAGCGGTCAGTCCAAGTTTAAAAGCCGATTCATCCCAAACCTCAATTTCACTTGCCATTGTTTTTTTGCTCAACGCTATTGCACTATTTATCTTCCCATACATTGGTCATTACTTTGAACTAAATCAAATTCAATTTGGTACTTGGAGCGCCATCGCTATTCACGATACAAGTTCTGTGGTCGGCGCAGCGGAAGTTTACGGAAATGTTGCATTAAATGTAGCTACCACTACTAAACTGGTCAGGACACTTTGGATCATTCCATTAGTACTGATCATTTCGTTCGGTTCTAACTCAAAAGAAAAATTTACATTCCCATGGTTCATTTTTGGGTTTATCGGGGCAATGTTGATCAATTCTTACGTATCATCCGCTGAGGTTTTTAGTGAACATATTGTATGGGGTGCACGAAAGGCATTGATATTCACACTTTTCTTGATCGGTTTACAAATTAACATTTCACAACTAAAAAAGCTTGGCTTCAACATTCTAATAGTTGGTATTTTTACGTGGATTGTTTTGGGCATTGTCTCTTTACTATATGTCTTAAATTACGTTTAA